DNA from Polyangiaceae bacterium:
GTTCGACGGAAACGACGTAGACGCGTCCCGCGGCTGCATCGATGATGCCGGCCTTCAGGTAGGACAGCCCATCACGCGTTGGCCGCCCGGGGATCTCGCTGCGGGGCTGTGCCGTGGCCCCAGACGTGTCGCCGAGCTTCACCAGCGGCCCGTGCCCTCGCTCCACGTAGACGTCCTTGCCATCGACGAAGACGCCGGTGACGCTGCCCGTATCCGAAACCCCTTCTCCTTCGAGAGGCAGTTTGCCGATCTGCTTGCCCGAGGCATCGTAGATCGCGACCGTCTTGTCACGAAATCGATCGAGCACGGCCGCGGAGCCGTCCTCACCTACCGCCACGTCCTCGGGGTTCACCAGATCGATGGCTTGCACCTGCGTGGGTTGGCCCTCCTGCCGACGCACCAGACGGCCATTGACGCCATCGAGCACGGTCATGGTGCCCTTGCCGTCCAAGGCGAAACTCATGGGTCCAACGGGATTACCCTCGACCGGACGCTCGCGGCCCAAGTCGTCCGGACCGGACCCCCAGCCAGCGAAGAACGTGGGAGCGCTGGCCTTCGCCCGCGCCGGTGCCGCCGACGCGCTGGCCACGATCGCCGGGGCCGGCTCGGCGGGCGTCTCGACAGCTCGCGCTTGATCCGAACTCGATGCCTTTGCAGACGACGCCGCAAGCTTCGCCTTGTCTTCGCGTGTGGAAACCCACAGCACGCCTGCGGCGACGACTAGCGCCAGTGCCGCCAACCACCAACGGCGCATGCGGCCGCCCGTCAGTATCCCGAGCGACGAATCGCGTGATAGGCCGAGGAAGCGGTGCGATAGCCCTTGATGCAGCCTGCAGCGCAACCCTTGCACTCGTAGGCGTACATCGAGCCCCACCCGTCACCGCTGGAGTACACGAAGATGTGACCCGCGCCACCGGAACGATACACCAGCGCGTCCGCCTGCTTCACCGCGCCTCGGGACACGGTCTTCCATTGGCTCGTGTCCTTCACGAAGTCAGCGGTGCTGTAGGGATGACTGTCCGTCGTGAGCGACGTATTGCTCGACGGCACCTGCCACACCTTGGCCACCAGACCGGAACAATCGCCGCCGTAGCTACCGCTATGCGAGCAGTTGGGACACGAACCCGAGCAGGAGCCGGGGCTGCCCTGGGGACCGGCAGCCTTGAAGCGACCGTGTCCCCACCAGTAGGAAAACCCGGTGCTCGCTGCCGCGCGGGCCATTGCGTCAGCGATGACGCCGGAGCCGCCAGTCGTGCCGCCGCCGCTGGTGCCGCCACCACTCGTCCCGCCACCCGTGGTGCCACCACCACTGCCGGTGCTGTAGTACTTGGCGGAACTCCATCCGACCGTGTTGCCGTACTGCACGTTGTAGAAACCATTGCTGGGATTGGGGTTGATCAGGGAAACCTGTGAACCCGTCGTGACGACAGCCAGCACTTTGTACGAGGTCGAGGGACCGCTGCGCAGGTTCACGTCAGTCGTCGCTGTCAGCAACGATCCGGTAGGTTGACTCCCCGTGGTGCCACCGACCGGCTCGTAGTACTTGCCATAGCTCCAACCAACGGTCCCATTGTGGTCGATCTTGTAGTAGCCGTTGCTGGGCGAGCCGCTGACCACGGTGACCTTCGAGCCCTTCGCTACCACGTGCAGGACTTTGTAAGACGTCGAAGCACCGCTGCGCAGATTGACGTTGCCCGTCGCGCTGAGCACGGTGCCGACGGCAACGTTTCCGGTCAGGCCCTCTCCATTGACATCGGCGTCCTCCGCTAGCTCTTCGGAGTCGGGGGCTGGTGCCATTGCAGGCGCGCAACCAAAGGGCGCGGCAACGACACAGGCGACAGCGACGACGTACCAGCGAAGACTCTTCATCGGCTTTTCCTCCAGGGGCGAGCAGGGGCGCAGTCCTCTAAGCACGCAACGTGCCTAAAGCGCCGTCGCGCAGAGGTGCAAGAATCCGGGAAACGAGGACGGTGCGACAATGTAGGCAGATCTGCGTATTCCCGGAGTCGTCTGGACGCCGTCCAGGATCCGTCCGGACGAGCGGGACAATCGAGTCAGCTCGGCAGCCATTTGGTGGCTCGCCGGGCTGGCCGGCATCTTGCTAACATTGATTTTGGAATGCTGCGCCTCGCGACAGCGCTGTTCTTCGTGGCCGTCGCAGTGCTGGCTTGCAGCGCTGGGGACGTAGCGGAGCCGATTGCGTCCAGCGACGATGCGCTGGTGGTTGGCGGCTGCCAGTGCGTGTCGTCCGGGAGTTGTTCACAGCTCAGCTACTCCGACGTGCCCAGCGACGGTCAGTACGTGGTGACCACCTTTGGGGGCGGCACGGACACCCACTCCATGTCGTGCGGGGGCGTGGCAGACGCGACGTGGGCCTACGTCGCGGGCAGCGCCCGCTTTTCATGCGGGACGAAGCTGCTGGTGGAAGCGAACGGCAAGAGCTGCGTCGCACTCGTGAGCGACTGCGGGCCCAACCGCTGCGTGGAAGAAGCGGCCGCTGGATCCTGCAGCGACCATTTTCCGGTGCTCGACGTCAGCCCGTACATCACAAAGTACCTGCTGGGGCAATCGGCCGCTGGCTGGAGTGAGAACAAGCTGGTGCACGCGACGGTCGCCGACCCCAGTGCCGTGGTGGGGTGTCCAGGCAAGAGTGGGTCGACCGGAACGGGCGGCGGAGGCAGCACAGGTGGCGGAGGCACGGGCAACACCGGTGCGGGCGGCAGCGGAGGAAGCTCGGCGTCGTGCGTGGCTCCGACCTGCTACGGCTGCGCCGATTGCTATGATCAGTGCTTGTGCCTAGTGGGCAATCCGGCGGTATGCGCAGGAGTGTGCGGCGCGGGCACGGGAGGCAACACCGGCGCAGCGGGCGCGGGAGGCGGTAGCGCAGGCTTGGGTTCCAAAGGAGACGTGGGCGACGAAGGACTCTGCACGGCGCCCGCATGCTCGGGCTGCGAAGGCTGCGATGATCTGTGCTTGTGCGAGGGCAACGACCCGGCCACGTGCGCGCAGCAGTGCGGAACAGCGCCGAGTTCTGCGGTTTGCGCGGCACCGACCTGTGGCAACTGCGGCGGTTGCCACGAGGCCTGCGCCTGCAACGGCCTCGATGCTGCCGTGTGTGCGAACTTGTGCGGCGCGCCCGACAGCCCCGTGGCGGCAACCCCGGCCGACCCAGAATCCTGCGCGGCGGGCAGCTTCGTGGGCAAGCAGCAGCGTGGGTACGCGGCCGAGCGCTGGCCCTACCTGGCTCTACTCATGCTGGGATTGCTGCGGCGTCGACGCTCCCGCTCGGCTCGGAGCTAGCAGCCTCAAACGCTCCCGCTGGGCTCGGGTTCGCTGCCAGCGGAGTCTTGAACCACTGTCCTTGCCCTCGAAATCGCTGAGAATCGCGGTTTGGGGGCGAGGTGGCGACCTATCCCGTACAGTTTGCAAATCCCTCGGCGCCCTCGCGCGTAGTCAGTATCTCCGGAGGCTAACAAGATGAAGGTGAAGACCGTCGGCTGGATGGCCGCTTTGGGCATGGTGCTGAGCAGTGTGTCCGTGTGGTCCCTGACGAAACCCAAGGGCCCAGGCCTGACGACGACTGCCGATTCCGCACTCACAGCGCCGATCGCCTCCCCCACGGATGTGCAGTCCCAGTTCCAGATCGACGGCCCCTTGCAGCTGTCTGGCCGCCTCGGCCACGGCACCCTGCTCGTCGGCAAACAGGCCCAGAGCTACCTGCTGACGACCGTCGTCGCCAAGGCGGGGTTGGCCAGCAGACAGCCGTTGAATCTGGCGGTGGTGCTGGACCGCTCCGGCTCGATGAAGGGCCGTCGAATGGACAATGCGCTCGCGTCCGCACGCGACATGATTCGCCGACTGAGTGACGGCGATGTGCTCACCATCATCGCCTACGACACCACCACGGACCAGCTGCTGCCCCCCACACGCATCGACGGCTCGTCCCGCGAGCGGGCGCTATCCGCACTCGCAAACGTGCAGGCCAAGGGTGACACCTGTATCTCCTGCGGCATCGATGCCGGCATGGCTGCCTTGCGCCAGAACTCAGGCATGGTGGACCGAATCCTGTTGCTGTCGGACGGCGAACCCACCAGCGGCATCAAAGATCTGGCAGGCTTCCGCACACTCGCAGCCAGTGCCCGCGCCATGGGCTGCGCTGTTTCGTCGGTGGGAGTGGACGTGGAGTACAACGAGCGAGTGCTTTCCGCCTTGGCACTGGAGTCGAACGGTACGCACTACTTCGCCGAAACGCCGACGGATGTCGCGAATGCGTTCGACAAGGAGCTCGCGACGCTCAGCAAGACCACCGCCAAGGACGTAGAGGTGCGCATTCGCCTGCAGGAGGGAGTGCAGCTCGACCAGGTCGTGGACCGGGCTTTTCGGCGCGAAGGAAACGAAGTCGTAGTGCCCTTGGGTAGCTTCAGCGAGTCCGAAGAAAAGACGGTGCTGCTGCGCATCGCGCACCGGCCCGAGGGCGGTGTGCGCATGCCCATCGCCAAGGTGGAGCTGAGCTACGACGGCCCGCGGGGCACTCGCGAACGCGCGAGCGGACAGCTCGAAGCGGACCTGACGACCGACCCCAACCTGGTCGCACCCTTGGATGGCGTCGTGGAAGCACGACTCACGCGCACCGAGAGCGCGGACGCTTTGCTCGACGCCAACCGCGCCATCGCCACTGGTGACCTACGCGGCGCGGAAGAGAAGCTTCAGCGTGCGCTGCAAGGGGTTCGCTCGAAGCGAAAGAGCCTCGCGGCCCGCTCCCCCGTCGCGACGAAGAGCCGCGTCGATCAGGACTTGGCCAACCAAGAGGGTGCCCTGGACAAGGCGGCGCGGGAACTGGGCAACGCACCCGCGGGCGATAGCGAGCGCACCAACAAGGTGCAGCAAAAGAAGAACGTGGAAGCGTCGAACCCCTTCCGACTCTAGTGGTGCGGCTGCCAGCGTCGGGGATCAGTCGGCTGCTCGCCGAGGGAGCCTTCGGGAGCCTGCACGGTTCCCCGGGAGCGGCGCCCCTCGAGCGGTTCGGCGCAGCAGCGCGAGGGCTTGCGTCCGCTCTTCATCGTCCAGGGCGGCATAGCCGATGCGCAGATAGGGCTGCTTCTTCCCAGAGAAGGCGTAGCGGCTCGCGGGATAGAGGACCACTCCGGCGTCGCGTGCGCGTGCGCACCATGCGTCGACGTCGACCCCCTTGTGCACAGTCGCCCAGAAGGCCATGCCGCCAGCCGGCGCTCGCACCCGCAGCAGATCACCAAAGTCGCGATCGAGGGCAGCCAGTGTGGCATCGCGGCGAGCGCGATACACCCGCTGCATGCGGCGAGCGTGTCGCATCACCTCGCCATCCTCGAACAGCTCGGCCAGAGCGGCCTCGAGTACGGCGTCCCCCTGGCGATCGACGTAGCGACGCGCGCGTGTCATCGCGTCTAAGGCGGCGCGCGGCGCCGTGACGTATCCCAGACGCAGCCCAGGGGCGAGGATCTTGCTCAGTGTTCCGAGGTAGACGACGACGCCGGCATCGTCCGCGCTGGCCAAGGGCAGGATGGGCCTACCTTCGTAGTGGAACTCGTGATCGTAGTCGTCCTCCAAAATGCACAAGCGCCGCTCTTGGGCCAAAGCCAGCAGCTGCAGACGACGTGGCGCCGAGAGCGTAACGGTGGTGGGATACTGGTGGTGAGGGGTGACGTAGACGCCACGGATCTGCGGTTTTTCCCGGCATAGCGCGGTCAGGCGATCGACGTCGATGCCGTGCGCGTCGACGGGGATGGGCGAAAGCTCGATGCCGTGAGCCTGCAGCGCGCGCCAGGCAGGGCGATAGCCCCAGGCTTCGACCGCAACGATGTCCCCGGCTCGAAAGAGGCTGCGCGCGGCCAGGTCGAGAGCCATCTGACTTCCACGCGTGACGAGCAGATCGTCTGCGCTCAGCGCAAGGCCACGCGTCGCAGACAGATGCGCGGCAAGCGCATGTCGCAAGCTGGCCTCACCACGCGGATCCGCGTAGTCGAGACGATGCAGCGCGCGCAGTGCCCGTCGATAGGCACGCGCCAAGACGTCGCGAGGGAGCAAGCGCAGATCGGGTGCTCCGCCACCCATGTGGTAGCGACACTCGAGCGGAAGTTCGTCGTCGGGCACGACGCCACGAAGATCGAATCCAACATGTAGCGGATCTCGCGCTCGACGCGCGAACGCCTTCGGTCGATGGATGGGAAGCGCTTGCGACACGAACGTGCCGCTGGCAGGGCGCGTCTCGACCCAACCCTCCTCGCTCAGCTCGGCAAGCGCCGCGAGCACGGTGTTGCGGTGCACGCCCAGGGTTGCAGCCAGGTTGCGCGATCCGGGTAGCCGTTGTCCGGGTTTCAGACGACCTTTGAGGATCTCTGCACTCAACGTTCGCGCGATGGCGACGAACAAGGGCGGCTCTCCGGGGCCCGAGTTCGGCAGCGCCAAGGGCAACGACGGGCGGCCAACTGGTCTATTCATTTTCCCCATTCTGGAACTTTCTAACATACCAGCCGACGCCCAAGCTGCAGCGATGGAACCGACTTCCCGCACCACCCTGCGGCGCCATCCAGAACGTGGCCAAGGCGACGTCGAGCTGCTGCACCGCATCGTGGACGAAGCACGCATCGGCTTCCTGGCCTTTCAAGAGAACCACGGCCCGGTGGTGTTGCCCATCGCTTTTGCCCGACTCGACGACGACATCGTGGTGCACGGTGCGCGGGGCGGACGGTTGCTTCAGTCGCTAGTCGACGCCCCGATCTGCTTCTGCGTTGCGCTGGTAGATGGCGTCGTCATCGCACGGTCCCAGTTCCACTGCTCGATGAACTACCGCTCCCTCGTCGTGTTCGGGGTCGGTCGGCGAGTGGCAGATCCTGAGCTCAAAGCCCGGGCGCTCCAAGCGCTGGTCGACAAGCTGACCTTTTCCCATGGCTCCGCCCTGCGCGCACCTAGCCAAAGTGAGCTGTCGGCAACGGAAGTCGTCGCTCTTTCGCTGAAAGAAGCTTCGATGAAAGTGCGCTCGGGACCACCGAAGGACGCCGCACAGGATCTTGGCGCAGCGGTGTGGGCGGGCGAAGTGGCACTGAGCGAGCGTCCAACTCGCGTCGTTCCAGCTCCGGGGGTGAGTGAGCTCTTGCCCGCCGACTTGCAGCGAGATCTCTCTAGCAGCGGTCTTCTCGTCCAGGAGCAGCACCACGGCACGTATTGTCTCAGCACCAACCCAGAGCGCATCGAACTCGACACGGTGCATGGCTTCTTGAGTGAGGCCAGCTACTGGGCACGAGGCATCGAGCGAGATCGCGTGGCTCGCTCGATCGCAGGGTCGATCCCCGTGGGCGCGTACCTCGATGGCGCGCAGGTGGGCTTCGCGCGGATGGTCACGGACCGTGCGACGTTTGCCTGGATCGCGGACGTCTTCGTGCTTCCCGAACATCGTGGGCGCGGGTTGGCCCGTGCAATGGTGAAGCTGCTATGCGATTTGCCAGCAGTACAGGGAGTGCGCCGCGTGTTGCTCGGCACCCACGACGCCCATGGCGTCTACGACGCGCTCGGATTCGTCCCCCTCGAGCACCCGGAGCGCTACATGGTGCTCGCTCGCACCTAGCGTGCTGACGACTCACGGCCTAGTGGGTCCAGCACCGTTCTGGCCGAGCGGGCGTCAGGGGAGACCCGGCTCGGATTGCGACTTGCGGGGCGCCACACTAGCCTGCGCGGCCATGGACAGTGCCCAGCCGTTTCCCGTGCTGAACTCACGTGTGGATCGACGCAGCGACGAGTTTCGGAAGAACTACGAAGAGAACGGCAAGAGCCTGGAGCGGCTGCGCGAAGCCCTCTCTGTCGCGCGAGCCGGGGGCGGCGAGAAGTACGTCCAGCGCCACCGCGACGCGGGCAAGCTTTTGCCACGGGAGCGCGTCGAGTTGCTGCTCGATCGCGACAGCCATTTCCTCGAGTTGTGCCCGCTGGCAGGGCACGAAGTCGACGGCCACACCACCGGGGCGTCGAGCATCGGTGGGATTGGCATGGTGGCAGGGGTGGAATGCATGGTCACCGCCAGTGAGGCGACGGTCAAAGGCGGAGCGATCGCGGAGATGGGCGTGCAGAAGACCCGCCGCCTGGCCGAGATCGCAGAGCAGAATCGACTGCCCGGGATCAGCGTGATCGAGAGCGCGGGCGCCGACCTGCCCAACCAGCACAAGATCTTCGTCCCCGGTGGACGCGCCTTCCGCGATCTCACGCGTCGCAGTGAGCTGAAGATCCCCACCATCTGTGTCGTGTGCGGCTCGAGCACGGCGGGCGGTGCGTACATCCCCGGCATGAGCGACTACGTGATCATGGTGAAGAACCAGGCGCAGGTCTATCTAGCTGGACCGCCACTGGTGAGGATGGCGACGGGCGAGGAAACGAACCACGAAGAGCTCGGTGGCGCGGAGATGCACTCCAAGCTGAGCGGCGTCAGCGACTATCTGGCGCAGGACGAGTACGACGCCCTGCGTATGGCGCGGGAGATCGTGGCGCACTTGGGTTGGAAGAAGCACGGGCCCGATCCCGCCCCGGAAGTCGAAGCGCCCCGCTACGACGCGGACGAGCTACTGGGCATCGCCAGCCACGACATCCGCATTCCCTTCGACAGTCGGGACGTGATCGCACGCATCGCCGACGGCTCGCGTTTCTCCGAATTCAAGGCGCTCTATGGCCCTACCCTCGTCTGCGGCTGGGCGCGCATCCACGGCTACTTGGTCGGCATTCTGGCCAACAACGGCATTCTGTTCTCGGAGAGCGCCAACAAGGGGGCTCAGTTCATCGAACTCTGCAACCAGTCGGGCACGCCGCTGGTCTACCTGCAGAACATCACCGGCTTCATGGTCGGCAAGAAGTACGAGCAGGAAGGCATCATCAAGCACGGCGCCAAGATGATCAACGCCGTGAGCAATAGCCGCGTGCCGGCCTTCACGATCATGACCGGCGCCAGCTACGGCGCGGGCAACTACGCGATGTGTGGTCGCTCCTACGATCCGCGCTTTCTCTTCACCTGGCCCAATCACCGCATTGCCGTGATGGGCGGCAAGCAGCTCGCTGGCGTCTTGGAGATCATCCGCCGCGAGGCCGCCGAGAAGCGAGGCCAAAGCGTGGACGAGGAACAACTCGCCATGGCCAAACAGATGATCGAGATGAAGATCGGCCAGGAGAGCGATCCCTTCTTCGCCAGCGCGCGTCTGTGGGACGACGGCATCATCGACCCGCGACACACTCGCGACGTGCTCGGCATTGCCTTGTCTGCCGCTCACACGGCGCCGGTCGAGGCCAACAGCAGCTTCGGCGTCTTCCGACACTGACATTCGCGTCACGCGAAGCGCCCTTCGCGTCGGTGCGTGCCTTCGCTTTGTCGTTCGCAGCCTACGCTTCCCGAGTTCTCGCGCAGCAGATCACTGCAGGAAAACGGACGGCACGTCCTGTGCTCCATGGCTCGGCATGCAAAGGAGTCCTGCAATGAAAGCTAGCTTCACCGTCGTGTCTGCTGTCGCCGTGCTGTGCGTTGCGCCTCTCGCGGGTGCCCAGGAGGAAGGCGGCGCGAAAGGACTGGGCAAGAAGGGCAATCTCATCCTCGGCGCCGAGCGCCTCATGGGCTACACGTCGAACACGCAAAACATCGAGGTTGGCGGCAACGAAGCTGAGACCACCTACGGCACCTTGGGCGTGCTGTGGAACCAGCCAAGAAGCCCGTTCAATCTGCCGCGGATCGGCATCGACTACTTCGTCATCGACAATGTAAGCGTTGGCGGCAACATCGGGTACGTGAGCACCAGCATTGATGCTCCCGGCAACGGCGATGACGACAGCAGCGGCTTCCTGTTCTCACCTCGCGCCGGATACATGCTGGGCTTGGGTGAGAGCCTCGGTTTCTGGCCGCGATTGGGTCTCACGTACTACCAGTTGCAGGATCCCGACGCGTCGCAGTTCGCGCTTTCGGCTGACCTGCAGATCGTGGTTGCGCCGAGTCCCGGCTTTGCCATCACCGCCGGCCCCGTCGTGGACTTCGGACTGACGGGAAGCATCGACACCCCGGCGGGCGACGCGGACTACACCGACCGCAACTTTGGCTTCGTCTTCGGCATTGCAGGCGTGCTGTAGTGCCACCTCGCCACGCGCCGGGACACCTCAAAGGCTGGCGCGGCGCGTGGGGGCGAAGATGCGGTCTTCGAGCGGAGCGAAGCGCAGGCACTCTTCCACCTCACGTTGGAGCGAGCGGAAGAAGACGTCGCCTTCACGCCACTTGTAGCCCTGGCCCCAGGCGCGCAGCCCGAGTCCCAGCTGCCCGAGGGCCGCCCAGCCGAACGCGAGTTGCCCAACTGCCAGAATGAGCGACATGCCAACTTGTCCGATCGCCATGACGCCGCTGCCCAGTTGGCCGATCCCAAACAGCAACCCAACGCCAATGGCGCCGACGGACACCACTCCAAATGACATCACGCCGATGGAGATCACGCCGACGCCCGCGACACCCACACTGACCCAGGCGGGTTGAAGGCCGTCCTCGATCGAAGCGCCGTTGATCCGCAGCAATGGCAGACCTAGCAACTCGGTCGTGGACTGGCTGCCGCCCACGACTGGCTCCGTCTTGGTGAACAGAGCCATACCCAAGGTAGTCAGCACCATCAGAACCAGCAGCACCACGAAGCGCTTCACGCGACCAGCTTATCGCAGTCCGTAGCGGAAGACACGCCGCATGCAGGAGATCGCCGCGCACAGGCAAACCATGAGATGCTGAGCGCGTGAGCGACTCGCTTTTCCTGCAGCGCTACGACGCAGAGCGGTTGGTCGAAACGCGTGTCCGCGGGGATCGCTCCGAGGCGAGCGAAATCCCCACGCCCAGGGAGTACCTCGCATTGCCGACGGGCTTGCCTGCGCGTCTGGCTCGCGCCTTCGCGGCTTTGCTTCGCGTCTTCGCCTACGGCCTATGGCTCTGTCCGCTGCTACTCGTTCCGAAAGCGCTGCTCAACTGGGTCGACCCGTTGCTGAGCGACGGCGTGCTCATTGGCTTCGTGCTGTGGATTCTGGGCTTCTTCTCGAGCTTGTCGGGATTGGTGTTGATGCGGCTACTCGGTGGCGCGCGCGACGAACTGCGCTCCGCCCCCATCCTCCCTGACTCGAAGCGCTTGCCACCCGGTGCGGGTGTGGCGGCGCTGCCGCCCGGCAGTGATTTGAATCAATGGCAAACCCGGATCGGTCAACCCGCGAGGCTTCGGGGCACCGTCATCGCCGGCGCGCCCCGCGGGGATCTGGCGGTGGCGCGAGACTTGGCGCTGCAGGCCGAGACGCACGTGGAGCGACTGGTGTGGACGACGGAATTCCGCATAGAGAGCGATGCGGGATTGCTGGAGCTGGAGTTCGAGTCAGCTCCGGTCTTGCTCGCGCCGCGCCAAGCGGTTTCTCCCGCAGAGTGGTTTCCGCGGTTGACGGCGCACACTCGCATCCTACCGCCGGCCAGCGTGGAACTGCGCGCGGCACCCGCCGACGCGACGCTGTGCGGCATCAGCGACGGAGACACGGTGGACGTCCGTGGAGTGCTGGGTCGCGTGACGGAAGAGGAGGTCGCTGCGGCGGGCGCGAGTGGCTACCGGGCGACCGCTGGGGAAAAACGACGCCTATTGGTGATGCGTAGCGAGCTGGGCGCGCCGGTGGTGCTCGAACGGATCGCGGGACGCAGTCATCACCACGGGAACCATTGATTCGGCACGGTTTGCCACGCCGTCGGACGCCGGGGATCCCCGTCGGGCACCACGAGGGATCCCACGAAGTCGGCATGTTCGTACACGCTACCGATGCTCTGCTCGATGGCCGTGAGGTCGGCGTCGCTCACGACGCCGTTGGACGTGGCTTTGTAGAACTGCACCGTGATGCGAATGGGAAACCGCGCGTCCCGTTGGAGCTTCAGCCCGCGGGTTTCGCGGAACAGCCCCAGCACGTCTCCATGACCGATCACGGCGCGATCCACATCACTCTTGTGAGTTCCCCCCAAGCTACCCAATCCGATTCCTCCGCCACCGGCTCCAGTTCCCGTCAGACCCAAGCCACCATAGCCGTAGCCGTAGCCGATGCTCCCGCCAGACAGCCCACCGAGAGGGCCCTGGTGAGCGTGCACCAGGGGGACTTGAACCAAAAAGATCACGTCGGCGCTCCGTGAGATGGCGCTGCGCTCGTCCTCGTTCTTCGGTCCGCCCTGCGCGTCGATGCGCGCCTTGACCTCTTGAAAGCGTTCCGCCGTGAAGCGCGCTCGCTTACCGTGGTGGTTGAAGTAGAGTTCTTGCCCGCTTCCGCTCGCGGAGGCGTCCCCATCACGATTCTCGATGATGCTCACGCTCGTCCCTTGTCGCGTGGCGACCAGGGTGAGCACGGCGGGGGAACCCGGCTCCGACTGATAGTTGAACACGACGGGGACGAACTCTGCTTTGCCTTGTTTCGGCACCGGCAAGAACACGGCTTGAGCCGACACCAAGAAGTGGCTGTCGCGCGCCGCGAGGAAGCTCGAACTTCCCTTCACTTCCCAGGGACGCGAAAGGTGCATCCGGAGGTTGCGCAGCACGTTTGCCAGCGACACGGTGGATAGCGCCTTCCCTCGCTGATTGCCGGTGCGCAGGAAGAAGCGATCGCGGGAGATATCCGCCGTGCGATCCGAGAAGTTCGGAAGACGCACGACGGGCATGAGCCTCCTTTGCTTTCTCCCCGCCGCGTCCGTGTGGGTCACCTGCAGCGTCAGATCCGAAATGTTCGGGCCGAGCGCCGACCCCTGGAGCCGTCCTGTGTCCTCCCACGCAACGTTGACCACGTGCAGACCACGCCGACGAGCGCGCAACACCACATCGCGATCGCTGACCATTCGCGCGACGCGCGCGACGACTTCCGAGTAGTTCGGCTCGCGCACGCTCGGCCGTGGCGGCACCCCGACGATTGCGGGCGCCTCTAACGCTGCATTCGTCGTAGGTGAGGCTGCGGCCGAGGCGCCCGGGGACGGAGTCGCGGCCGCGGGCGCTGGCGACGGGAATGGCTTCGGCGACGTCGCCGAGGCTGCGCGCCGCTGTACGTGGCTGGTGGGCGGTGCGGCCGAGGTCGGCGTGCGTGCGGTCGGTGTACCGACTCCACATGAGCTGATGACCATTGCCAGCGCCGTCAGGCGAATCGAGGGAGCCATGGCGAACTCAGACACCCGGTGAGGCCAGCAGGTTCCCCTCCTGTGCCAGCTGGCACGAATGTGCCGCCGGCGCGAAATGTGTCATATCGCGGCGTGCCATGGGCGTAGTCGGTCGACTTGACCGGCCAGGCGACGGCCGAGTCGCGTGACCTGTCAACGCAACGGCTCAAAGTATGGGAAATCTCCACACTCCCCCACTCCAGGAAGTTCTCCCCTCTCAAGCTACATTGGTCATACCAATTTCTCGATGCGACTTAGGCAGCTGACTCATGCGTGAAACGGGTGGTTAGTCGCGATTCTTGGTACGGAGGGCACATTGAATCCGATCTTAGGCGGTCGACTAATACTCTGACGTCCCCTGCTCACCCAAAAGCGCACCCATCGCACCCAGCCAGAGTGAGCGACTTACCTCCGGCCGCCACCTGCGCGCTTGCGTGGGCCCTGGTTGGCCAAGTGACCCACGCAGGATGTGGTGGATTCAAGGGCAATCGGCAGCGCATTCGGCAGGTCCGCGCGAAGTTTTGGCTCTGACACAAGTGAGCCATCACCCTCCCCTAAGGCGCATTTTGCGCAACTCTGTGCCGCCTTGCTCGTTAGAACGCCGCCTCGACCC
Protein-coding regions in this window:
- a CDS encoding SH3 domain-containing protein — protein: MKSLRWYVVAVACVVAAPFGCAPAMAPAPDSEELAEDADVNGEGLTGNVAVGTVLSATGNVNLRSGASTSYKVLHVVAKGSKVTVVSGSPSNGYYKIDHNGTVGWSYGKYYEPVGGTTGSQPTGSLLTATTDVNLRSGPSTSYKVLAVVTTGSQVSLINPNPSNGFYNVQYGNTVGWSSAKYYSTGSGGGTTGGGTSGGGTSGGGTTGGSGVIADAMARAAASTGFSYWWGHGRFKAAGPQGSPGSCSGSCPNCSHSGSYGGDCSGLVAKVWQVPSSNTSLTTDSHPYSTADFVKDTSQWKTVSRGAVKQADALVYRSGGAGHIFVYSSGDGWGSMYAYECKGCAAGCIKGYRTASSAYHAIRRSGY
- a CDS encoding VWA domain-containing protein — protein: MKVKTVGWMAALGMVLSSVSVWSLTKPKGPGLTTTADSALTAPIASPTDVQSQFQIDGPLQLSGRLGHGTLLVGKQAQSYLLTTVVAKAGLASRQPLNLAVVLDRSGSMKGRRMDNALASARDMIRRLSDGDVLTIIAYDTTTDQLLPPTRIDGSSRERALSALANVQAKGDTCISCGIDAGMAALRQNSGMVDRILLLSDGEPTSGIKDLAGFRTLAASARAMGCAVSSVGVDVEYNERVLSALALESNGTHYFAETPTDVANAFDKELATLSKTTAKDVEVRIRLQEGVQLDQVVDRAFRREGNEVVVPLGSFSESEEKTVLLRIAHRPEGGVRMPIAKVELSYDGPRGTRERASGQLEADLTTDPNLVAPLDGVVEARLTRTESADALLDANRAIATGDLRGAEEKLQRALQGVRSKRKSLAARSPVATKSRVDQDLANQEGALDKAARELGNAPAGDSERTNKVQQKKNVEASNPFRL
- a CDS encoding PLP-dependent aminotransferase family protein, with amino-acid sequence MNRPVGRPSLPLALPNSGPGEPPLFVAIARTLSAEILKGRLKPGQRLPGSRNLAATLGVHRNTVLAALAELSEEGWVETRPASGTFVSQALPIHRPKAFARRARDPLHVGFDLRGVVPDDELPLECRYHMGGGAPDLRLLPRDVLARAYRRALRALHRLDYADPRGEASLRHALAAHLSATRGLALSADDLLVTRGSQMALDLAARSLFRAGDIVAVEAWGYRPAWRALQAHGIELSPIPVDAHGIDVDRLTALCREKPQIRGVYVTPHHQYPTTVTLSAPRRLQLLALAQERRLCILEDDYDHEFHYEGRPILPLASADDAGVVVYLGTLSKILAPGLRLGYVTAPRAALDAMTRARRYVDRQGDAVLEAALAELFEDGEVMRHARRMQRVYRARRDATLAALDRDFGDLLRVRAPAGGMAFWATVHKGVDVDAWCARARDAGVVLYPASRYAFSGKKQPYLRIGYAALDDEERTQALALLRRTARGAPLPGNRAGSRRLPRRAAD
- a CDS encoding GNAT family N-acetyltransferase, with amino-acid sequence MEPTSRTTLRRHPERGQGDVELLHRIVDEARIGFLAFQENHGPVVLPIAFARLDDDIVVHGARGGRLLQSLVDAPICFCVALVDGVVIARSQFHCSMNYRSLVVFGVGRRVADPELKARALQALVDKLTFSHGSALRAPSQSELSATEVVALSLKEASMKVRSGPPKDAAQDLGAAVWAGEVALSERPTRVVPAPGVSELLPADLQRDLSSSGLLVQEQHHGTYCLSTNPERIELDTVHGFLSEASYWARGIERDRVARSIAGSIPVGAYLDGAQVGFARMVTDRATFAWIADVFVLPEHRGRGLARAMVKLLCDLPAVQGVRRVLLGTHDAHGVYDALGFVPLEHPERYMVLART